In Agromyces archimandritae, one genomic interval encodes:
- a CDS encoding MaoC family dehydratase — MPEEADGAQRVVQRGLWYEEIEAGARYLHRPGRTVTEADNVLFTTLTMNQQALHLDAAFAATQPFGRPLVNSMFTLATIVGASVGQLTQGTLVANLGFGEVAFPKPLFPGDTLYSETLVTGKRLSSSRPGQGIVTLEHTGRNQHGEVVARASRSALMWCREAGERAGAGA, encoded by the coding sequence ATGCCGGAGGAAGCCGACGGGGCGCAGAGGGTCGTGCAGCGCGGCCTCTGGTACGAGGAGATCGAGGCTGGCGCGCGCTACCTGCACCGGCCGGGGCGCACCGTCACCGAGGCCGACAACGTGCTGTTCACGACGCTCACGATGAATCAGCAGGCCCTGCACCTCGACGCGGCGTTCGCGGCGACGCAGCCCTTCGGCCGCCCCCTCGTCAACTCGATGTTCACGCTCGCGACGATCGTCGGCGCATCCGTCGGCCAGCTCACGCAGGGCACGCTCGTGGCGAACCTCGGCTTCGGGGAGGTCGCCTTCCCGAAGCCGCTGTTCCCCGGCGACACCCTGTACTCCGAGACGCTCGTGACGGGCAAACGCCTCTCCTCCTCCCGGCCGGGCCAGGGGATCGTGACCCTCGAGCACACCGGCCGCAACCAGCACGGCGAGGTCGTGGCGCGGGCGAGCCGCTCGGCGCTCATGTGGTGCCGCGAGGCGGGGGAGCGGGCGGGGGCCGGCGCATGA
- a CDS encoding alpha-ketoacid dehydrogenase subunit beta translates to MTALTLGKALGEGMRRALAADDRVVLMGEDIGTLGGVFRVTDGLQAEFGPNRVVDTPLSEAGILGTAVGLSYGGFRPVVEIQFDGFIYPAFDQIVAQVAKLHYRTGGAVRVPITIRVPFGGGIGAAEHHSESPEAYFAHTAGLRVVSCSNPQDAFTMIQQAIASDDPVVFFEPKRRYHQKGEVDLEASLADARPLGVARRTRAGADVTVVAYGGMVQPAEDAAEAASAEGIGLDVIDLRSLAPIDYPTITTSVRKTGRLVIVHEAGEQGGLGAEIAASVTERCFEFLEAAPVRVTGHDIPYPPAKLEKHHLPDLDRILDGVDRVLGRPNSMSGVNGGEA, encoded by the coding sequence ATGACCGCGCTCACCCTCGGCAAGGCCCTCGGCGAGGGCATGCGCCGCGCCCTCGCCGCCGACGACCGCGTCGTGCTCATGGGCGAGGACATCGGCACCCTCGGCGGCGTGTTCCGCGTGACCGACGGGCTGCAGGCCGAGTTCGGCCCGAACCGCGTCGTCGACACCCCGTTGTCGGAGGCCGGCATCCTCGGCACCGCCGTGGGGCTGTCCTACGGCGGCTTCCGCCCGGTCGTGGAGATCCAGTTCGACGGGTTCATCTATCCCGCCTTCGATCAGATCGTCGCGCAGGTCGCGAAGCTGCACTACCGCACGGGCGGTGCGGTGCGCGTGCCGATCACGATCCGGGTGCCGTTCGGCGGCGGCATCGGGGCGGCCGAGCACCATTCCGAGTCGCCCGAGGCGTACTTCGCGCACACGGCGGGCCTCAGGGTGGTGTCGTGCTCGAACCCGCAGGATGCGTTCACGATGATCCAGCAGGCGATCGCCAGCGACGACCCGGTCGTCTTCTTCGAGCCGAAGCGCCGCTACCACCAGAAGGGCGAGGTCGACCTGGAGGCGAGCCTCGCCGATGCGCGTCCGCTCGGCGTGGCGCGCCGGACCCGGGCCGGGGCGGACGTGACGGTCGTCGCGTACGGCGGAATGGTGCAGCCGGCCGAGGACGCCGCGGAGGCGGCATCCGCCGAGGGCATCGGCCTCGACGTGATCGACCTGCGATCCCTCGCCCCGATCGACTATCCGACGATCACGACGTCGGTGCGGAAGACCGGCCGGCTCGTCATCGTGCACGAGGCCGGCGAGCAGGGCGGCCTCGGCGCCGAGATCGCCGCGAGCGTCACGGAGCGCTGCTTCGAGTTCCTGGAGGCCGCGCCGGTGCGAGTGACGGGCCATGACATCCCGTACCCGCCGGCGAAGCTGGAGAAGCACCATCTGCCTGATCTGGACCGCATCCTCGACGGCGTGGATCGTGTACTCGGCCGGCCGAACTCGATGAGCGGCGTGAACGGGGGCGAGGCATGA
- a CDS encoding acyl-CoA dehydrogenase family protein: MDYQLTAEERELYERAKAFADTVVAPASYEYDTARRVPVEIIAQMGEEGFFGLPFPVEYGGQGKDYFQLCLAVEAIGRVDQSLGVTLEAGVGLGVLCLYEYGTEEQRRTWLPDLLAGRALAGFGLTEAEAGSDAGATKTTAVLDGDEWVVNGSKQFITNSGSPITSINTIVAVTGEEARPDGSVRKELSTIIVPNGTPGFTIGPAYDKVGWNTSDTHPLFFEDVRVPASNLLGERGRGYANFLKALDGGRVAFAALATGAAQGCLEQALARAKTRNVFGTNIGSFQHIAFTIARMQARVHQARLTWHDAARKMIAGQPFKTEASIAKLVASEAAMDNARDAAQIWGGYGFLNENVVARHYRDSKILEIGEGTSEVQLMILTRQLGLTEQSGGSATVTGERG; encoded by the coding sequence ATGGACTACCAGCTGACCGCGGAGGAACGCGAACTCTACGAACGCGCGAAGGCGTTCGCCGACACCGTCGTCGCCCCCGCGTCCTACGAGTACGACACGGCCCGCCGCGTGCCGGTCGAGATCATCGCGCAGATGGGCGAGGAGGGCTTCTTCGGCCTCCCCTTCCCCGTCGAATACGGCGGCCAGGGCAAGGACTACTTCCAGCTCTGCCTCGCCGTCGAGGCCATCGGGCGCGTCGACCAGTCCCTCGGTGTCACCCTCGAGGCCGGCGTCGGCCTCGGCGTGCTGTGCCTGTACGAGTACGGCACCGAGGAGCAGCGCCGCACCTGGCTGCCCGACCTCCTCGCCGGCCGCGCCCTCGCCGGTTTCGGCCTGACCGAGGCCGAGGCGGGCTCGGACGCCGGCGCGACGAAGACGACGGCGGTGCTCGACGGCGACGAATGGGTCGTCAACGGCTCGAAGCAGTTCATCACGAACTCCGGCAGCCCGATCACGAGCATCAACACGATCGTCGCCGTCACCGGCGAAGAGGCCCGCCCCGACGGTTCCGTCCGCAAGGAGCTCTCGACGATCATCGTGCCGAACGGCACCCCCGGCTTCACGATCGGCCCCGCCTACGACAAGGTCGGCTGGAACACGAGCGACACGCATCCGCTGTTCTTCGAGGACGTGCGCGTGCCGGCATCCAATCTGCTCGGCGAACGCGGCCGCGGCTACGCGAACTTCCTGAAGGCCCTCGACGGCGGCCGGGTCGCCTTCGCGGCGCTCGCGACGGGCGCCGCGCAGGGCTGCCTCGAGCAGGCCCTCGCCCGTGCGAAGACCCGCAACGTCTTCGGCACGAACATCGGCTCCTTCCAGCACATCGCCTTCACGATCGCCCGCATGCAGGCGCGCGTGCACCAGGCGCGCCTCACCTGGCACGACGCGGCCCGCAAGATGATCGCCGGGCAGCCGTTCAAGACGGAGGCCTCGATCGCCAAGCTCGTGGCGAGCGAGGCGGCGATGGACAACGCCCGAGACGCCGCGCAGATCTGGGGCGGCTACGGCTTCCTGAACGAGAACGTCGTCGCCAGGCACTACCGCGACTCGAAGATCCTCGAGATCGGCGAGGGCACGAGCGAGGTCCAGCTCATGATCCTCACCCGCCAGCTCGGTCTCACCGAGCAGAGCGGGGGTAGCGCGACGGTGACCGGCGAGAGAGGATGA
- a CDS encoding 4a-hydroxytetrahydrobiopterin dehydratase: MSETMTPDEIEQALEGTSFDLLGDVLLGSYATGDFQGAVRVLDAAAVVAEQANHHPDVRLGYGRIEFELSSHDVDTVTRRDVDLALRIEQVATGLGATPEN, from the coding sequence ATGAGCGAGACGATGACCCCGGATGAGATCGAGCAGGCGCTCGAGGGCACGTCGTTCGACCTGCTCGGCGATGTGCTGCTCGGCTCGTACGCGACCGGAGACTTCCAGGGCGCGGTGCGCGTGCTCGATGCGGCGGCGGTCGTCGCCGAGCAGGCGAACCACCACCCGGACGTGCGGCTCGGCTACGGGCGCATCGAGTTCGAGCTGAGTTCGCACGACGTCGACACCGTCACGAGGCGCGACGTCGACCTCGCGCTCCGCATCGAGCAGGTGGCGACGGGCCTCGGGGCCACGCCCGAGAACTGA
- a CDS encoding Lrp/AsnC family transcriptional regulator gives MSRFDAVDRALLAALAEHPRATVVALADRLGLSRNTVQARMAKLEGAGVFLSFERAIDPAALGYPLEAFIAVHVRQKRLNDVAVKLRAIPEVVQAHGLSGAVDVLVRVVCRDAHELFRIDAEILQIDGVERTETSLAMGELIPYRLRPLLEAAPAAE, from the coding sequence ATGAGCCGCTTCGACGCCGTGGATCGTGCACTTCTCGCCGCCCTCGCCGAGCATCCGCGGGCGACCGTCGTCGCGCTCGCCGACCGCCTCGGCCTCTCGCGCAACACCGTGCAGGCGCGCATGGCGAAACTCGAGGGCGCCGGCGTCTTCCTCTCCTTCGAACGCGCGATCGATCCGGCGGCGCTCGGCTACCCGCTCGAGGCGTTCATCGCCGTGCATGTCAGGCAGAAGCGCCTGAACGACGTCGCCGTGAAGCTGCGCGCGATTCCCGAGGTCGTCCAGGCCCACGGCCTCTCGGGCGCGGTCGACGTGCTCGTGCGGGTGGTCTGCCGCGATGCCCACGAGCTCTTCCGCATCGACGCCGAGATCCTGCAGATCGACGGTGTGGAGCGCACCGAGACCTCGCTCGCGATGGGCGAGCTCATCCCCTATCGGCTGCGGCCTCTGCTCGAGGCTGCGCCGGCCGCCGAGTGA
- a CDS encoding TetR/AcrR family transcriptional regulator: MTLTDRERAKAGRRAAILDAATALFADRGYAGVTIEDLGQAAGVSGPAVYRHFPGKAAVLAAILDDASRALLDGAERVVAAAADPAAALRELVAFHVDFAVASADVILVQDRELERLEPGDRHEVRRVQRAYVERWVDVLGRLRPELGERERRMRAHAAFGLMNSTPHSARAGGVHPRAAEVRRILVPMTLAALTA; encoded by the coding sequence GTGACCCTCACCGACCGCGAACGCGCCAAGGCCGGGCGCCGGGCCGCGATCCTGGACGCCGCGACCGCGCTCTTCGCCGACCGCGGCTACGCCGGCGTCACGATCGAAGACCTCGGCCAGGCCGCCGGCGTCTCGGGCCCGGCCGTCTACCGGCACTTCCCCGGCAAGGCCGCCGTGCTCGCCGCGATCCTCGACGACGCCAGCCGGGCCCTCCTCGACGGGGCCGAACGCGTCGTCGCCGCCGCCGCGGACCCGGCCGCGGCCCTCCGCGAACTCGTCGCCTTCCACGTCGACTTCGCCGTCGCCAGCGCCGACGTCATCCTCGTGCAGGACCGCGAACTCGAACGCCTGGAGCCCGGCGACCGGCACGAGGTGCGGCGCGTGCAGCGCGCCTACGTCGAACGCTGGGTCGACGTCCTCGGCCGCCTCCGGCCCGAACTCGGCGAGCGGGAACGGCGCATGCGCGCCCATGCCGCGTTCGGCCTCATGAACTCGACCCCGCACTCCGCCCGCGCCGGCGGCGTGCACCCCCGGGCCGCCGAGGTGCGCCGCATCCTCGTGCCGATGACGCTCGCCGCCCTCACCGCGTAG
- the pdhA gene encoding pyruvate dehydrogenase (acetyl-transferring) E1 component subunit alpha: protein MTHADRDATGLLAEPDAARLLDETGHRVADADLDPWIADVDEALLRSLYADMLRARRVDAEATTLQRQGELGLWPPLAGQEAAQVGSAHALGERDFVFSSYREHAVALHRGVGPAELLTMWRGSAPGGWNPYDHHLAAPQIIIGAQTLHATGYAMGLAWNRKTDAAITYFGDGATSEGDVSEAMIWAASFQAPVVFFCQNNGWAISEPVGLQSRQPLVKRADGAGMPGVRVDGNDVLAVLAATRQALARARAGEGPSFIEAVTYRMGPHTTADDPTRYRGEEDLAAWRERDPIARLRSYLEAGTDAAARGGLDAFFVASEEAATASAAELRAAVQGIADPEPLAVFDHVYAEPNTHLDEQRERYARYLAMFEEPRTEATGEAR, encoded by the coding sequence ATGACCCACGCCGACCGAGACGCCACCGGGCTCCTCGCCGAGCCCGATGCCGCCCGGCTCCTGGACGAGACCGGGCACCGCGTCGCCGACGCCGACCTCGACCCCTGGATCGCCGACGTCGACGAGGCCCTGCTCCGCAGCCTCTACGCCGACATGCTCCGGGCACGGCGCGTGGATGCCGAGGCGACGACCCTGCAGCGGCAGGGCGAACTGGGCCTTTGGCCCCCGCTGGCCGGTCAGGAGGCCGCACAGGTGGGTTCGGCCCATGCGCTCGGCGAACGCGACTTCGTCTTCTCCAGCTACCGCGAGCATGCGGTCGCCCTGCATCGCGGGGTCGGGCCCGCCGAACTGCTGACGATGTGGCGCGGCTCGGCCCCGGGAGGATGGAACCCCTACGACCACCATCTGGCCGCACCGCAGATCATCATCGGCGCCCAGACCCTGCACGCCACCGGCTACGCGATGGGGCTTGCGTGGAACAGGAAGACGGATGCGGCGATCACCTACTTCGGCGACGGCGCGACGAGCGAGGGCGACGTCTCCGAGGCGATGATCTGGGCGGCGAGCTTCCAGGCGCCTGTCGTCTTCTTCTGCCAGAACAACGGCTGGGCGATCTCGGAGCCGGTCGGCCTGCAATCGCGTCAGCCGCTCGTCAAGCGCGCCGACGGCGCCGGGATGCCGGGCGTGCGCGTCGACGGCAACGATGTGCTGGCCGTGCTGGCCGCCACTCGGCAGGCGCTCGCGCGCGCCCGCGCGGGCGAGGGGCCGAGCTTCATCGAGGCCGTCACCTATCGCATGGGTCCGCACACCACCGCCGACGATCCGACCCGATACCGGGGTGAGGAGGATCTCGCCGCCTGGCGCGAGCGCGACCCGATCGCCAGGCTCCGCTCCTATCTGGAGGCGGGGACGGACGCCGCCGCCCGCGGTGGCCTCGACGCCTTCTTCGTCGCGAGCGAGGAGGCCGCCACGGCCTCGGCAGCCGAGCTCCGGGCGGCCGTGCAGGGCATCGCCGATCCCGAGCCGCTCGCCGTCTTCGATCATGTCTACGCCGAACCCAACACGCATCTCGACGAGCAGCGGGAGCGCTACGCCCGGTATCTGGCGATGTTCGAGGAGCCCCGCACCGAGGCGACGGGGGAGGCCCGATGA
- a CDS encoding carboxyl transferase domain-containing protein → MGTLTTGTADGRAANAAAHAELVRELRERLARSARGGSDAARERHLARGKLLPRDRVRRLLDEGSPFLECSPLAGEALTGDDTPGAGLITGIGLVHGRPVMVICNDATVKGGTYYPMTVKKHLRAQEIAHENRLPCVALVDSGGAFLPRQDEVFPDREHFGRIFYNQARLSAAGIPQLAAVMGSCTAGGAYVPAMSDESVIVREQGTIFLGGPPLVKAAIGEVVTPEELGGGELHARVSGVVDHLAEDDEHALEILRDILETVPQPGPRAWAVREPRPPRLDPASVSEVVPVDVQQPYPVREVIARLVDDSAFTEFKPEYGDTLVTAFAHLEGHPVGIVANQGVLFGESAEKGAHFIELCDQRGIPLVFLQNISGFMVGRDAEAGGIAKHGAKMVTAVATTRVPKFTVVIGGSFGAGNYSMCGRAYSPRFLWLWPNARTSVMGGEQAASVLATVKRDGIEASGGQWPAEEEAAFRAPIRAQYEEQGSPWYSTARLWDDGVIDPADTRTVLGLALELASRTPLPEPRFGLFRM, encoded by the coding sequence ATGGGCACCCTCACGACCGGCACGGCCGACGGCCGTGCCGCCAACGCGGCCGCGCACGCCGAGCTCGTGCGCGAACTCCGCGAGCGCCTCGCGCGATCCGCCCGGGGCGGCAGCGACGCGGCCCGCGAGCGGCACCTCGCCCGCGGCAAGCTCCTGCCGCGCGACCGCGTCCGGCGCCTGCTCGACGAGGGCAGCCCGTTCCTGGAATGCTCGCCGCTCGCCGGCGAGGCCCTCACCGGCGACGACACCCCGGGCGCCGGCCTCATCACCGGCATCGGCCTCGTGCACGGCCGGCCCGTCATGGTCATCTGCAACGACGCGACCGTCAAAGGCGGCACCTACTACCCGATGACGGTGAAGAAGCACCTCCGGGCGCAGGAGATCGCCCACGAGAACCGGCTGCCGTGCGTCGCCCTCGTCGACTCGGGCGGCGCCTTCCTGCCCCGGCAGGACGAGGTCTTCCCCGACCGCGAGCACTTCGGACGCATCTTCTACAACCAGGCGCGGCTGTCGGCGGCCGGCATCCCGCAGCTGGCGGCCGTCATGGGCTCCTGCACGGCCGGCGGCGCCTACGTGCCGGCGATGAGCGACGAGTCGGTCATCGTCCGCGAGCAGGGCACCATCTTCCTCGGCGGCCCGCCGCTCGTGAAGGCCGCGATCGGCGAGGTCGTGACCCCCGAGGAGCTCGGCGGCGGCGAGCTGCACGCACGCGTCTCCGGCGTCGTCGACCACCTCGCCGAGGACGACGAGCACGCCCTCGAGATCCTCCGCGACATCCTCGAGACCGTGCCGCAGCCCGGCCCACGGGCCTGGGCGGTTCGCGAGCCCCGACCGCCCCGGCTCGACCCGGCGAGCGTCAGCGAGGTCGTGCCCGTCGACGTGCAGCAGCCGTACCCGGTGCGCGAGGTCATCGCCCGGCTCGTCGACGACAGCGCCTTCACCGAGTTCAAGCCCGAGTACGGCGACACCCTCGTCACGGCCTTCGCGCATCTCGAGGGCCACCCCGTCGGCATCGTCGCCAACCAGGGGGTGCTCTTCGGCGAGTCGGCCGAGAAGGGCGCGCACTTCATCGAACTGTGCGATCAGCGCGGCATCCCGCTCGTGTTCCTGCAGAACATCTCGGGCTTCATGGTCGGCCGCGACGCCGAGGCCGGCGGCATCGCCAAGCACGGCGCGAAGATGGTCACCGCGGTCGCGACGACGCGGGTGCCGAAGTTCACGGTCGTCATCGGCGGATCCTTCGGTGCCGGCAACTATTCGATGTGCGGCCGGGCGTACTCGCCGCGCTTCCTCTGGCTCTGGCCGAACGCCCGCACGAGCGTCATGGGCGGCGAACAGGCCGCGAGCGTGCTCGCGACCGTCAAACGCGACGGCATCGAAGCGAGCGGCGGGCAGTGGCCGGCCGAGGAGGAGGCCGCCTTCCGCGCCCCGATCCGCGCACAGTACGAAGAGCAGGGTTCGCCCTGGTACTCGACCGCCCGCCTCTGGGACGACGGCGTCATCGACCCGGCCGACACCCGCACCGTCCTCGGCCTCGCCCTCGAACTGGCGAGCCGAACGCCCCTGCCCGAGCCCCGCTTCGGCCTGTTCCGGATGTGA
- a CDS encoding biotin carboxylase N-terminal domain-containing protein: MFETVLIANRGEIACRIIRTLRRLGIRSVAVYSDADAGAPHVRLADDAVRLGPAPAAESYLHVPRILAAARETGAQAIHPGYGFLSEDAGFARAVREAGLVFIGPGEEALHVMGDKIRAKDRVAAAGVPTVPGFAEPAGERMPDAALAARAAESGFPLLVKPSAGGGGKGMQTAASLAELEQAIPAARRIARAAFGDDALLFERLVERPRHIEIQVLADAHGTVRHLGERECTLQRRHQKVVEEAPSPAVDTALRARLGEAAVAAAASVGYRGAGTVEFLLAPGGEFFFIEMNTRLQVEHPVTEAVTGVDLVEQQLRIAAGEPLAELPAEPAGHAVEVRLYAEDPARGFLPATGRILALDWPEGVRVDAGVEAGSEVTADYDPMLAKLIAHGADRAEALARLRAALETAVVLGVTTNLGFLGALLADPAVAAGELDTGLIDRLPEPGEPGSGDARLAPALVAADAMLERAARAEAAAADDVWVRARGFAVGGAAPPPRRRFEVRSAAFAGATDHAVAARAVTARADDGSAWVHTGGVTAWLAPEPRRAALDARLAELGRAGAPASPELRAPMPGTVTSLGAADGEAVEAGRTVLAIEAMKMEHRLEAPVDGVLELAVAVGELVQRDQLVARIRPAEAAEPEDRPGGPERPAEPGADPAQHASHEE; the protein is encoded by the coding sequence ATGTTCGAGACCGTCCTCATCGCCAACCGCGGCGAGATCGCCTGCCGCATCATCCGCACCCTGCGGCGCCTCGGCATCCGCTCGGTCGCCGTGTACTCCGACGCGGATGCCGGCGCCCCGCACGTCCGCCTCGCCGACGACGCCGTGCGCCTCGGGCCGGCCCCGGCCGCCGAGAGCTACCTGCACGTGCCCCGCATCCTCGCCGCCGCCCGCGAGACCGGCGCGCAGGCGATCCACCCCGGCTACGGCTTCCTCAGCGAGGACGCCGGCTTCGCCCGCGCCGTCCGCGAAGCAGGCCTCGTCTTCATCGGCCCGGGCGAGGAGGCCTTGCACGTCATGGGCGACAAGATCCGGGCGAAGGACCGGGTCGCCGCAGCCGGCGTGCCGACCGTGCCCGGGTTCGCCGAGCCGGCGGGCGAGCGGATGCCGGACGCCGCCCTCGCCGCCCGCGCGGCCGAATCCGGCTTCCCGCTGCTCGTGAAGCCGAGCGCCGGCGGCGGCGGCAAGGGCATGCAGACCGCCGCCTCACTCGCCGAACTGGAGCAGGCGATCCCCGCCGCCCGCCGCATCGCCCGCGCGGCCTTCGGCGACGACGCGCTGCTCTTCGAACGCCTCGTCGAGCGGCCCCGGCACATCGAGATCCAGGTGCTCGCCGACGCCCACGGCACCGTCCGCCACCTCGGCGAACGCGAGTGCACCCTGCAGCGCCGCCACCAGAAGGTCGTCGAGGAGGCCCCTTCGCCCGCCGTCGATACCGCCCTCCGCGCCCGCCTCGGCGAGGCCGCGGTCGCCGCAGCAGCGAGCGTCGGCTACCGGGGCGCCGGCACCGTCGAGTTCCTCCTCGCGCCGGGCGGCGAGTTCTTCTTCATCGAGATGAACACGCGCCTGCAGGTCGAGCACCCCGTCACCGAGGCCGTGACGGGGGTGGATCTCGTCGAGCAGCAGCTCCGCATCGCCGCCGGCGAGCCCCTCGCCGAGCTCCCCGCAGAACCGGCCGGGCACGCCGTCGAGGTGCGGCTCTACGCCGAAGACCCTGCCCGCGGCTTCCTGCCGGCGACCGGACGCATCCTCGCGCTCGACTGGCCCGAGGGGGTGCGGGTGGATGCCGGGGTCGAGGCCGGCTCGGAGGTCACCGCCGACTACGACCCCATGCTCGCCAAGCTCATCGCGCACGGCGCCGACCGCGCCGAAGCCCTCGCACGCCTCCGCGCCGCCCTCGAGACGGCCGTCGTGCTCGGCGTCACGACGAACCTCGGCTTCCTCGGCGCCCTGCTCGCCGACCCGGCCGTCGCGGCCGGCGAGCTGGACACCGGGCTCATCGACCGCCTGCCCGAGCCGGGGGAGCCCGGCTCGGGCGACGCCCGGCTCGCACCGGCGCTCGTCGCCGCCGATGCGATGCTCGAACGCGCCGCCCGGGCCGAGGCGGCCGCCGCCGACGACGTGTGGGTCCGCGCCCGCGGCTTCGCGGTCGGCGGAGCGGCCCCGCCGCCGCGACGGCGCTTCGAGGTGCGCTCGGCGGCGTTCGCCGGCGCAACCGACCACGCCGTCGCCGCGCGGGCCGTCACCGCCCGCGCCGACGACGGCAGCGCCTGGGTGCACACCGGAGGCGTCACCGCCTGGCTCGCCCCCGAGCCCCGGCGCGCCGCCCTCGACGCCCGGCTCGCCGAGCTCGGCCGCGCCGGCGCCCCCGCCTCGCCCGAACTGCGCGCGCCCATGCCCGGCACCGTCACGAGCCTCGGTGCCGCCGACGGCGAGGCGGTCGAGGCCGGCCGGACGGTGCTCGCGATCGAGGCCATGAAGATGGAGCACCGCCTCGAAGCCCCCGTCGACGGCGTGCTCGAGCTCGCCGTCGCCGTCGGCGAGCTCGTCCAGCGCGATCAGCTCGTCGCCCGCATCCGGCCCGCCGAGGCGGCCGAACCCGAAGACCGACCCGGCGGGCCCGAGCGGCCGGCCGAGCCCGGCGCCGACCCGGCGCAGCACGCATCCCACGAGGAATGA
- a CDS encoding dihydrolipoamide acetyltransferase family protein: MSVREFPLPDLGEGLTESEIVAWRVAVGDRIELNQVVADVETAKAVVEIPSPFAGVVTALHAEPGDTVDVGSPLFSCETGEAGVDAAAPAPASSAEPAGAAGPSAREGSGPALVGYGAAAEHGSARRARPGLGRAALLEPAAEAGRAPAAPAAPAAAPAAAPAAAPAAPAAPGERPAERPRSTPPVRKLARDLGVDLERLAGTGERGLITRDDVEAAAAAGGAGPASAPAASAPAPAGEAPAAPALARPAAEPLGEERIPIRGVRKHTAAAMVESAFTAPHVTEFLTVDVTRSMRALERFREAPEFEGVRVTPLALVAKAVCLAARRTPELNSRWDEQAQEIVRFDGVNLGIAAATERGLVVPNVKRADALGLPGLAHAIGELAATARAGRSTPADLAGGTMTITNIGVFGIDAGTPILNPGEAAILAMGAVRRTPWEHRGRVALREVMTLSLSFDHRLVDGAQGSRFLADVGRMLEDPAAALAMM, encoded by the coding sequence ATGAGCGTGCGCGAGTTCCCGCTTCCGGATCTCGGGGAAGGCCTGACGGAGTCCGAGATCGTCGCCTGGCGGGTCGCGGTCGGCGACCGCATCGAGCTGAACCAGGTCGTGGCCGACGTCGAGACGGCCAAGGCGGTCGTGGAGATCCCCTCGCCGTTCGCGGGGGTCGTGACGGCCCTGCACGCCGAGCCGGGTGACACGGTCGACGTCGGTTCGCCGCTGTTCTCGTGCGAGACGGGGGAGGCGGGGGTGGATGCCGCCGCGCCGGCGCCGGCGAGCTCCGCCGAGCCGGCCGGCGCCGCCGGGCCGTCGGCACGCGAGGGTTCCGGCCCGGCGCTCGTGGGGTACGGGGCTGCCGCCGAGCATGGTTCGGCCAGGCGGGCCCGGCCCGGCCTCGGGCGGGCGGCACTGCTCGAGCCTGCGGCCGAGGCCGGCCGCGCGCCCGCGGCGCCCGCCGCACCCGCCGCCGCACCCGCCGCCGCACCCGCCGCCGCACCCGCCGCACCCGCGGCACCCGGCGAGCGCCCGGCGGAGCGGCCGCGCTCCACGCCTCCGGTGCGCAAGCTGGCCCGCGACCTCGGGGTCGACCTCGAGCGGCTCGCCGGAACGGGGGAGCGGGGCCTCATCACGCGCGACGACGTCGAGGCCGCCGCGGCGGCCGGCGGTGCCGGGCCGGCATCCGCACCCGCCGCATCCGCACCCGCCCCCGCGGGCGAGGCACCCGCGGCACCCGCACTCGCACGCCCCGCCGCCGAACCGCTCGGCGAGGAGCGCATCCCGATCCGAGGCGTCCGCAAGCACACCGCGGCGGCGATGGTCGAGAGCGCCTTCACCGCCCCGCACGTCACCGAGTTCCTCACCGTCGACGTCACGCGTTCGATGCGGGCGCTCGAGCGCTTCCGCGAGGCGCCCGAGTTCGAAGGCGTCCGCGTGACGCCGCTCGCGCTCGTCGCGAAGGCGGTGTGCCTGGCCGCGCGCCGCACGCCCGAGCTCAACTCCCGCTGGGATGAGCAGGCGCAGGAGATCGTGCGCTTTGACGGGGTGAACCTCGGCATCGCGGCGGCCACCGAGCGCGGCCTCGTCGTGCCGAACGTCAAGCGCGCCGACGCGCTCGGCCTGCCCGGGCTCGCACATGCCATCGGCGAGCTCGCGGCGACGGCCCGCGCGGGCCGTTCGACACCGGCCGATCTGGCCGGCGGCACGATGACGATCACGAACATCGGCGTCTTCGGCATCGACGCGGGCACCCCGATCCTGAACCCCGGCGAGGCGGCGATCCTCGCGATGGGTGCCGTCCGCCGCACCCCGTGGGAGCACCGCGGGCGCGTCGCGCTCCGCGAGGTCATGACGCTGTCGCTGTCGTTCGACCACCGTCTCGTCGACGGCGCGCAGGGCTCGCGCTTCCTCGCCGATGTGGGGCGGATGCTCGAGGACCCGGCCGCCGCGCTCGCGATGATGTGA